CGGGGCTCCACGGATTCTGCGTCCACCAGGGCGGCCACGAACTTCTCGTAGGTTTCGCGGTCCAGGGGGCAGTTGATAAAGTCTGCGGTTTCGCCCTTTTCCCAACGGTTCATATAGAAGGCGTGGTCAAAGTCGATGGAGTCCGTTTCCACCACAGGAGCGATGGCGTCGTAAAAATGCAGGCGGTCGCTGCCCAGTCGCTTGAAGATGTCGTCGGCCAGAGTGTCGCTGGCTAAGGGACCTGCGGCCACCAGCGTGGGGCAGTCTCCGGCGAGACTGGTCACTTCTTCGCGATGTAGCGTAATGTTGGGGCAGGCGTTAATGCGGGCCTCTACCAGGTCGCTGAAAATATCGCGGTTCACCGTCAGGGAATCCCCAGCGGGCACGGCGGCTTCTGCGGCACATTCCATGAGGAAACTTCCAAGCATTCTCAGTTCCTGCTTCAAGAGTCCGTGTGCGCTTGTAACCCCAAGAGCCTTGAAGCTATTGGAGCAGACCAGCTGAGCCAAGTGGCCGTCACGATGGGCGGGGGTAGGCTTTACCGGGCGCATTTCATAAAGGTGAACGTCAAAACCGCGGCTTGCCAACTGCAATGCTGCTTCACAACCGGCGAGACCGCCACCAATCACACGAACTTTCTGTGCAGAAACATTTTGAGTCATGTACGCAAATTTAGAAAAACGAAAAATCGCGACCGGAGGGCCGCGACTTTCTAAACCTTTATCCTTTAGGCTTTAACCTAGTTAACAATCATTTTCTTGTAGGTCTTTGCGTTTCCGATCCAGAGCTTTACAAGAAGTTCTTCCAAGGATGCGGACGTTACACAGTCCGGATCTGCATCCTGGATTTCGTCGGAAATCATGTTGGCCTGAGTCAGGTTCAGCATGCCGTAGTAAAGGGCTTCCAGCAACTGAGACAGAAATTCCGGAGAAACCCTGGCTACAGACTCCATGTCGTTCAAGGGAGGAAGCTGGGTCACATCGGGCTGGAACTGGTCAAGGTTATCCATGGTCCACATGTCTGCAGCCTTACCCATGTCGGGGGTGAGGGCAATGCCCTTGAGGTTGGAGCGGTATTCGTTCCATTCCTGGGCTGTCGTCTTGCCGGCCTTACGGATCTTCTTCAAGAAAGAGAGGACTGCGTAGTACAATTCCTTTTCTTTCTGGTTGATTTCCTTTTGGGAAGCTTGAATCATGGATACCTATAAAAAACTCGAAAGAGCCGCGACTGCCTTTCCGTGAAGGTTAGGACAGCCGCAGCTGTTTATGGTTGTCGCCTAGGCGACATTTTTCTTAGTGGCGGAACGGTATTAGTGACGGAAGTGACGCATACCGGTGAAGACCATTGCCACGCCAAGCTTGTTGCAAGCTTCGATGGAAAGGTCGTCCTTCTTGGAGCCACCCGGCTGCACGATGTACTGGACGCCGGCTGCTGCTGCAGCTTCGACGTTATCCGGGAACGGGAAGAATGCGTCGGAACCCATAACGACTTCGCTGAACACCTTGGCTTCGAGAGCCTTGAGGCCAGCCTTGTCGATGCACTTGCCCTTTTCGTTGAAGAACTTCTGGGCAGCCTTCATGCGGGCGACGTTGTCGCGAACGCGGGGCTGGCAGAGGCGGAGGTTAGAGTCGATGCGGTTGGGCTGGCCGGGGCCAAGACCCAGAACCTGGAAGTAGCCGCGGGCATATTCGTAACCCATGACGATGGCGTTGGACTTGGTGTGCTTGGTAACGATCCAGGTGAAGCGGGCCAGGGCTTCCTTGTTCTTTGCGAACTTCTTCTTGGTGACGCATTCGAACTTTTCGTAAACGTCAACGTCGCGGTCCTGAACCAGCATACCGCCGATCACGTGCTTGTAGACCTTCATCTTGGTGGCCTTCTTGATTTCGCCAACTTCAAGGAGACGAATGTCCTTGGACTTGTTCTTGAGGAATTCAAGAGCGTCGGCTTCGAAAGCCGGAGCAAGGAGGATTTCAACGAACTTGCCCTTCAGGAATTCTGCAGTCTTCAGGTCGACCTTCTTGGTCACTGCGATAACAGAACCGAAAGCGGACACCGGGTCACCTTCCCATGCTGCTTCCATGGCAGTGCGGAGGGTCTTACCAGTTGCGAGACCACAGGGGTTCATGTGCTTCACGATGACAACTGCATTTTCACCAGCGAATTCGCGAGCCATTTCGAGAGCTGCGTCGGCGTCAACAATGTTGTTGTAGGAGAGTTCCTTGCCGTGGAGCTGCTTTGCGGTAGCGAGGCTTGCTTCAGTGCAAGTGGGATCGCGGTAGAAAACAGCTGCCTGGTGAGAGTTTTCACCGTAGCGCATGGGCTGCGGGTCAACGAACTTAAGCTTCAATTCTTTAGGTTCTTTAGCCATATTATCCTCTTTGGGTTTATGTTATAAATCTAGTTAAAAAATCAGCCTTGTTATGGAGAATTTCTTTTAAACACCACGTTCATTTGGATCCCAGATGACCTTGTGGAGCTGGACCTGGAATCGAACCTGGTTCTTTCGCATGACCTGGTTAGAAAGAATCCAGTTCACCATGTCCTGGTAGGGAAGTGTTCCGAATACAGGGGAGACGTAGAATGTTGGATGGCAAATGTTTTCCAAAGACTCCACGATTCTTGCCGCATCCTCGAGATCCTTGACGGAACCTACTACGAACTTGACCACGTCCCGGCTATCCAGGTTGCGGAAGTTGTCCAGCTTCATCTTGCCTTGCATGTTGCTGCTGGAACATTTCCAGTCCATGGTCACAAAGACATTCTTGAAACCAAGAGGCTTCGGCATGGTCCCGTTGGTCTCGATGTTGATATCGAAACCGTTGTCATCCAGAACCTGAAGCAGAGTCTGCACGTCCTGATGAATCAAGGGCTCGCCACCGGTCAGAGTGACATTCTTGCAGTCAAATGATTTTACTTTGTCTACAATCTGGCCGACATTCATTTCCGTAAAGTCGGAACCTTCCACGGCGTACATGGAGTCGCAGTAACTGCATCGCAGGTTGCAGCCGTGGAGACGGATAAAGACCGCGGGGGCTCCAGTACGGATGCCTTCGCCATCGATGCTGAAAAATATTTCGGAAACTTTCATGAGCTGGCCTAGTCTGCTTCGTATTCCGCGATATTGCCTTCGCTTTCCTGGACCACTACCCGGTAGCAGTTCGGAATCTGGTCGCAAATCCACTTGGCCATGTTCTCGGCGGTAGGATTGAAATCCACAATGTCGTTAAGCAGCTTGTGGTCCAGCTTGTCCTTGATTGTTTTCTTTACGTGGGAAAAGTCGATGACCATTCCCTGGGCGTTCAGCTCCTTGGACTTGCAATGGACCGTGATGATCCAGTTGTGCCCGTGGATTCCTGTGCACTTGCTGTCATAGGGGAGGTCCAGACGGTGTGCCCCGGAGATTTCGAATCGCTTAGATATCTTGTACATGTCTACCTAGTTTTGTTTTACGACAGGATGGCATTGCGAACTGTCGCGGCTCTACGCCTTGTTAAGTTTCAGAAGGAGCGTCGTTGAATTCCTGTACCTGTGGAGGCAAGTTGTCCAGCGGGTCTTCCGGGTCTACAACCAGGTTGTAGTAAACGTTGTTCTGCAGCTCGTCTTCGATGTAGAAGAGCGTTCCGCCCATGGCGCTGCCACAGCCGGCGCATGCTCCCTGGAAGCGAATCTTCAGGTGGTTGTCTTCTGTCAGGTCCAGGATTTCCAGGTCTCCGCCGTCGCCCTGCAGGGTTCCGCGGACAGACTTGTGGAGCCATTCCTCGATCTTCTCGATCTTCTGCACCTTGGTGAGTGCGTTCCATTCAGCGTCAGCCTCGGCTCGGCCTTCTGCAGTCTGGGTGCGGTACTTGATGCGTTCCATCTTCTCGCGGACGATGATTGCGGTTGCCTTCTTCTCGGGATATTCCTCCAGGACCTTGGCAATGAGCTTGTTCATCTGGCCGATTTCTGCGGCGTCTGCGGGAATGGCACGAACCTCGGGAATATCTCGCAGTTCTTCTTCAATGGATTCTGCCGTAATCTTGCAGGCTTCGTCCACAGTTACCATCTGGATCTTCTTGCAGAAGGTATCGGCGAGGGCGGTAAACACCGGGCCGCCGTAGGTAAAGAAACGGGTTTCCAGAATCTTGTCGCAGTCCGGGTCGATCATCAGGTAGACTTTGAGACTAGCTTCCTTCACATCCACCAGGGCGAGGCCCTTTTCATCTGCTTCAATCTGGAAAATTGCCCCACGATACTTGGGGGACTTAGCAATATCTTGCACCTTCTGGGAAAGTGTGCTTGTTACATCTTCACTCATACGCTGAAAAGTTAGAAATTTTTCTTTAGAGAAATCCTTTCGCCTCTTGTCTGTAGGCTCGAAGAACCGTTCTTTTTTCTTTTTATGGAGCCCACGCGGGGGTAGCTCTCGCAGCTCCGGCTGCAGCAATTAAACGAATAAAGCCCCGCTTTCGCGAGGCTTTATTTAATCTTTAACTTAGGCGCTTTAGGCCTGGCGTTCTACGAACGCAGGCCTCTGCGGCTCGGAAATGAGAGCAAATAAATTTGCTCTCGCTTCACTCGCCTTGTTAGGCCTTGATAATTGTGTCCTTAGCCAGCACGACGATGCCGGATTCGGTAACATGGAACAGCTTCTTGTCGCGTTCCAGGTCGTAACCGATTTCGAAGCCGGCCGGAATATGCAGGCCCTTTTCGATGATGGCTCTACGGACCTTGGCGCCCGGGCCGATAGTCACGTTGGGGAAAAGGATAGATTCTTCAACCATGGCGTCCTTCTGGATGGTAACACCCGGAGAAAGGATGCTCTTGACTACGGTACCGCCACCGATAACGCAACCAGCGGACACGATGGAGTCGATAGCTGCACCCTGATGGGCTTCATTGTCTCCGGCAAAGAAACGTGCAGGAGGCTGGTTCCAGTTGAAGGTGCGGATGGGCCAGTAATTGTTGTAAAGGTCGAAGGGCGGATTTTCGGAGCAAAGGTCCATGTTTGCTTCGTAGAAGGCGTCGAGGGTACCTACGTCGCGCCAGTAGCCCTTGGTGCTAGCCTGTTCGCCACGGACGATGTTGGTGTTAAAGTCGTAGACGTACACCGGATAGTCGTGGTACAGTGCCGGAATAATATGCTTACCGAAGTCGGTTGCGCCGCTTTCTGCGCCCTTCATCAGTTCGCGAACCAGGAACTTGCTGGTAAAGAGGTAGTTGCCCATGGAGGCGAGGCACCAGCCCGGACGACCCGGCATTTCCTTCGGGTTCTTGGGCTTTTCTTCGAAGCCGATCATGCGGTTGTCCTGGTCCACTTCGATAATGCCGAATTCGCTTGCTTCCTTTACCGGCACGGGGATTGCTGCAATGGTGAGCAATGCGGCGCGGGAGAGGTGGAAGTCGATCATCTGGTTGATGTCCATCTTGTAGATATGGTCACCACCGAAGATTGCCACCAGGTCCGGACGTTCGTCGGTAATCAGGTTGATGTTCTGGAAAATGGCGTCGGCAGTACCGCGATACCATTCGTCGCCAGTACGCATCTGTGCGGGAACCAGGTCAACATACTGGTCCAGGCTTGCGTTAAGGTTCCAGGCTGCGGAAATATGCTTGTTTAGGGAATCGGACTTGAACTGGGTCAACACCTTGATCTTGAAGATGCCGGAGTTGATGAAATTGTTCAGAACAAAGTCAATGATGCGGTAAGTGCCGCCAAAATGGACTGCGGGCTTTGCACGGTCGCGGGTGAGGGGCTGCAGACGGCTGCCCTGGCCACCGGCCATGATCATGCACAAAATGTTTTTCTGGTGCTCTCTGGAGTAGGACCAACTCATATACCATACCTCATGGTAACGTGAATAAAAAATTTACATGCCTAATCTATGAAATTTTTTACAAAAAGGTTGATTTTTTTCAAAAAAAACGAAAATGTTGTTAAATATTGTTTAAAAACCTATTTGTTTGGTAGGAATTGTATGCCGGAGAACAGGACGTCCTTTGTCCAAGAATTGTTACCAGTGGAAAATTCTTTGTTCGGAGGGTTGGGGCGTTGACCAAAAGGGAACCATACTGCACGGGGTGGTTTGACCTGTTGAATTATCACATTCTCAAAAAAAATTCCTAACGATGCCTTTAAAATTTTATACATTTTCATCGTTCGAAATTCTCGAAAGGGCGAGTTGTGCGCGAACCTCGTGTTCAGGTCGCCTTAACATTAACCAAATAGGAGCTAAATAATGTCTCTTACTCTGAACGACATCAAGCACCCGAAGATCAAGGCTTGGGTTGAAGAAGTTATCGCAATGTGCGAACCGGACAACGTTGTTGTTGCTGACGGTTCCGTTGAAGAATACAACACTCTTATGCAGAAGTGCGTTGACGCAGGTCTCGCTACTAAGCTCGCTAAGAAGGAAAACTGCTACCTGTTCCGTTCTCTCCCGTCTGACGTGGCTCGTGTTGAATCCCGTACCTTCATCTCCTCCGTTAAGGAAGAAGACGCAGGTCCGACCAACCACTGGATTGACCCGGTTGAACTGAAGAAGACCATGTCCGGTCTCTACAAGGGTTGTATGCACGGCCGTACCATGTACGTGATTCCGTTCTGCATGGGCCCCCTCGGTTCTGCAATCTCCAAGAACGGTATCGAAATCACTGACTCCGAATACGTCGTTCTCAACATGGACATCATGACCCGCGCTGGCAAGAAGGTTCTCGATATCTTCAATGCTGACCCGAACGCTGACTTCGTTCCGTGCCTCCACTCCGTTGGTAAGCCGCTCAACAACGGCGAAAAGGACAACGGTGTCTGGCCCTGCGCTGACGTTGAATTCAAGTACATCTCCCAGTTCCCGGAAGAACACCTCGTGTGGTCCTACGGTTCTGGCTACGGTGGAAACGCTCTCCTCGGCAAGAAGTGCTTCGCTCTCCGTATCGCTACCGTTCTCGCTCGCGACGAAGGCTGGCTCGCTGAACACATGCTCATCCTCAAGCTCACCAACCCGAAGGGCGAAGTTAAGTACGTAACTGGCGCATTCCCGTCTGCTTGCGGTAAGACCAACCTCGCTATGCTCATCCCGACTATCCCGGGCTGGAAGGTCGAAACCATCGGTGACGATATTGCATGGATGAAGTTTGGTGCTGATGGCCGTCTCTACGCTATCAACCCTGAAGCTGGCTTCTTCGGCGTTGCTCCGGGCACCTCCGCAGAATCCAACAAGAACGCTCTTATCTCTGCTGAAAAGAACACCATCTACACCAACTGCGCTCTCACTGAAGATGGCGACGTATGGTGGGAAGGCATTGGCTATCCTGCAACTGGCAAGCTGGTTGACTGGAAGGGCAATACCCGTGACGCTCTCCCCAAGGACAAGGCTCCTAAGGGCGAAGAAATGGCTCACCCCAATGCTCGCTTCACTGCTCCGGCATATCAGTGCCCCTGCATTGCTGCTGAATGGGAAGATCCTGCAGGCGTTCCTATCTCCGCAATCCTCTTCGGTGGCCGTCGTCCGTCCACCATTCCTCTGGTTCACCAGTCCCTGAGCTGGAACCACGGCGTGTTCCTCGGCTCCATCGTTGGTTCCGAAATCACCGCTGCTTCCACCATTAACGCTGCTGAAGTCGGTAAGATCCGTCGCGACCCGTTCGCAATCCTCCCGTTCTGCGGCTACAACATGGGTGACTACTTCAAGCACTGGATCGAAATCGGTAAGAAGTCTACCGAAGACAAGCTCCCGAAGATCTTCTACGTCAACTGGTTCCGTAAGGACGCTGACAACGCTGAACTCCCGGGTGGCTTCATGTGGCCGGGTTACGGCGACAACAGCCGCGTCCTCGCTTGGATCTTCGACCGTTGCAACGGCGTTGACAATGCTAAGGAAACCCCGATTGGTCTCATGCCGGCAGACGGCGCCCTCAATACTGAAGGCCTCGCTGAATGCTACAAGAAGACCCTCCCGGCTATCACTTCCGTTGATGTTGAAGGCTGGAAGAAGGAACTCGCTGACGTTAAGGAAAATCACTATCCGAAGTTCGGCGCTCACCTTCCGAAGGAACTGAACGACATCATCGACATGATTCAGGATCGTCTGAACAAAGCTTAATAAGGCGAGCGAAGCGAAAACAAACTAGTTTGTTTTCATTTCCGAGCCGACAAGCTTGCGCTGCGTAGCAGCGCCAGGCATAAAAGCTTAAAGGAACCTCTGCGGACCTCCGCAGGGGTTTCTTTTTATCTTGAATTTTTTGCCAAAATTTCTATCTATGGTGCCGAAAACAACGCGTTTCCTTGTTGGAGTAAGTCCAGTTGTCCACAATCCGCAATAGCGGGGAAGGCTAGAACGCGCATTCGAGTGAAGCGCGCGGCTGGACCGGGCGCTTGTTGTTTTTTAAGGTGTATACATCGTGAGTTCCAAGTCCAAATTCACGTTCTTGATGTTCCTTCTGGGAATGCTTTCTGCCTTCGGGCCCTTCGTTACAGACCTCTACCTGCCGGCTCTGCCTAACTTGGCGGAATATTTTATGGCGACGCCCTCGGCATCCCAGCTGAGTTTAACCATGAGTATGCTGGGCTTGAGTATTGGCCAGCTGTTCATCGGCCCGCTGAGCGACAAGTACGGCCGTAAGCGCCTGCTGGTGATTTGCCTTGTGCTGTTTGTAATAAGCACCATGGCCTGCATAGTTTCTCCGGACATGGCTGTCTTTAATGCTTGCCGATTGATTCAAGGTCTTGCTGCTTCCGGCGGTATTGTGATTGCTCGTTCCGTTTCTGCGGATTCTTATCGTGGCCCGGTGCTCACTAAGTTCCTGGCCATGGTTAGTGCCGTGAATGGGGTAGCCCCTATTGCGGCTCCCGTGCTGGGAGGTTTCTTGTTGAATTTCATGAGCTGGAAGGGAACCTTTGCGGTCTTGCTCCTCTATGGCTTTGTTCTGCTGTTCATGGCGGGCAAGTTCCAGGAATCTCTGCCCAAACATCGCCGCAGCGACAAGTCAATTCTTGCGAACTTTAGCTTGTATGTAAAGGTGTTCCGCAACGGCGAATTCGTTCGCTTCTTTGCAGTATGTACCGCTTCCATGATTGTGCTGTTCGGCTACATTGCCGCATCGCCTTTTATTTTCCAGAAACTGTATGGCCTGAGTCCCATGGGCTTTAGCTTCTGCTTCGCGATGATTGCCTTCTGTACTGCCGTAGGCTGCGCAACTTCTGGTAAAATCGGAAACGATCGAAAGGCTATCAAGATTGCGGGCATTGGCGTTTTCATTGCTTCTCTTGCAGTAGCGGCTTGCCTTTTGACTCACGCACCGCTGCCCTTGCTCCAGCTTAGCTTTATGGCGACCACATTCATGTTCGGCTTGATGCAGCCCCCGGCCAGCGCATTGGCCTTGAATGCCGAACGCAAGAATGCAGGCACGGCTTCTGCTGCCATGGGTGCCGCAGGTTTTCTGATGGGCGGTATTGCTTCGCCTATTGTTGGTGTTGGAGACATTGCTGTAAGCGCTTCCATCATGCTGGTTACGGGTGGATTCCTGACCATGGTCTTTATGATCATCGCCAAGGCAAAGATGCCCAAGGCCCGATAGATGGTTTTAAATCTGTAAAATTTGAATGCTTATGTAAAGCGCTCGGAAAAGATCCGGGCGTTTTTTAATCTAGTGGAAGTTCAAGAATACAACGTGTTCTTTGTGTGCTTTTATCCATCAAAAAAGAGCCTGGTATGAACCAGACTCTTTTTAAAGTAGATGTATGTAACCGTTGTTTTTTAAGCCAAGCGGTTTATACGTCTATTAGTTGATGCGTCCAACCAGGTTGCCAGACAGCATGTAGTCCTTGGTAGAACCGTAGCTGTGGAAGCCAGCAGACAGGCTGAAGCGGTCGGTGAAGGACTTTTCGATGTAGAATGCACCGAGAACGTCCTTGACGTGCTTCTGGTTAGCGGAAACGCCGAATTCCTTGTGGTCGGCACGATCACCAACGTATTCAGCTTCGAGGATGATACGGTCTACAACTGGAGTGTAGAAGGCGATACCACCAGTCAGAGGAATAACCAGGTCGTCGGCCAGGTCCATGAGGGCTGCTTCTGCGAAGATGTCGAACTTGCTGTCGATTACCGGCAGGTTAGCCTTCAAGGAAGCGTTGTGCTTGATGTCTGCGTCGGAGTCGTAGATGACATCGAACAGGTTGCTGCGGTAAGCAAGCTGGACCTTCAGCTTGGAGAGGCCTTCGAGACCGTGGAAGTTGAAGGCGGCGCGGATGTCGCCCTTGTCCAGGTTCTGGGAACCGCTAATGAGAGACAGGTAGAAATCCATGTTGTCGGTCGGAGTGAAACCGAACTGCAACTGGTTTTCCGGAGCCTGGGTAGAGAGGAAGCCGTTCAGGTAACCGTCGATGTAGCCACCGAAGTAGTCACCGCTCTTGTCGGTATTGTCCCAACGACCCACCTTGAAGGTGAAGTAGTCGGTGCCCTGCATTGCCCATGCTTCGTCCAGAGAGAAGTAATCGGCTGCAGACTTGTCTGCATCGTTACGGATAGCTTCCTTCTTGACCTTCTTGTTTTCGTAGTCGCCGGTCTGGAGGTCGCCGGGGTAGAAGGCTACGCCAATCTTACCCTTGAAGTCGTCGGTTTCGGCGAGAACTGCGAAGTTTGCTTCGCCGTTCCAGGTTTCGAAGTTGTCGCCAAGTTCGTCGTCTTCGCTGGTCCAGAATACCTTGCCTGCTTCAAGTTCGAAGTCGGCGTTGATGTCGAAGTTGATCTGGTTGACAGTCATCACTGCGTTTTCGATCATCTTCTTTTTCTTGCGCTTCTTCTTGGGCTTTGCAACCGGTTCTGCTGCTGCTTCAGCAGCGGGAACGGGCTCTTCTGCAGCTGCAACTTCTGTTGCTGCAGGTTCGGCAGCGGGTGCTGCTTCGGCAGGAGCTTCTGCAGCCTGTGCAGGGGCGGCCTGTTCAGCAGCGGGTGCTGCTTCGGCAGGAGCTTCTGCAGCCTGTGCAGGAGCGGCCTGTTCTGCGACAGGAGCGGCTTCTGCTGCGGGAGCTTCTGCAGCCTGTGCGGGAGCAGCCTGTTCGGCAGCGGGAGCGGCTTCGGTTGCCGGTGCGGCAGCGGGGGCCTGTGCGGCTTCTGCTGCGGGAGCGGGAGCAGCGGCCTGTGCGGGGGCTGCTGCGGGGGCTGCTTCAGGTGCAGCGTAAACTGCTGCAGCCATGATGCAGGAGGCAAGGAACATTTTCTTCATATTAGGGAACTCCTTTCACTAATTCCACGGTATAAGTTTAGTAAAAAAATCTTTCATCTAGTGTTTTTACTTTTGTTTTCCATATAAAAAGCTAACTTTAGGGGCCAGAGAGGTTTTATTTTGAAGAAAATTCTGTTTTTTGCGCTTTTTGTCTTGGTTAGTATCGCCCTTGCACAGGATAATCTTTACGTTTACAAGAAGAATGGTTCCAAGGTCGACGAATCTGCTCCTGCAGGAGCCTTGACCATGACAGACTGGATCAAGGAACTGCCCATTCCCAAGGACTCCGTAGAAAAGGTTACCTACGTCAAGGAACGCGTCGAGGTTAAGGATAAAAAGGGTAGGGTGATCAAGGACAAGAAGGGCAAGCCCAAGACTAAGCTTCAGAAGAAAAAGAAGGTTATCTGGGAAGTTTCTGAACCTAAGGAACCACCCAGGTTTGTTCCCATTGATTGTAAGTACGGAAACATGTGGGTTAAGCGTGCCGACCTGGCCCGTTTCCAGCAGGCTTCTGCTGATATTAGCGGCGAATATGCCTCCGCCTCTGGAAGTGTGTTCCTCAAGAAGTCTCCCACCAATCCCCGATTGTTTACTGTTATCATTCAGAACGGTCCCTTTGGAAACCGTGCGGAACTCGAAGCAAGTAATATCGAGCTCCGTGAGGCTAACGGTCATGGCCGCATGACCTATACCGAGGATGGTTGTACTGTCGATATCGCCGTGGCCAACCGCCGTGTTCAGGTTGCTCAGCGTGGTTGCTCCGAATACAATTCGGGCAGCTTCAAGCTTGAAGGCGAATACAGCAATTTCAAGGGAAATCGTCGCGTTGTTGAAAACTTCAACCTGCCGGAACAGTCCTTCACCTACAAAAAGTTCAAGTGGTGCGACAGCGGCTTTGACTCCTGTAAGGAGGAAAAGGACGAAAATGGCAAGGTAACCATCACTTGGAGTAAGGGTGGAAACGGTTTTATCGAACGTAAGGCCGGCGATGAGGTTCACACCTACCGTCCCTTTGAACATGTGATTCCCCATAAGCGAGACTTCTACAAGGGTGAAAAGCCCATGGCCATCAAGACCAAGCGCACCGATATCAGTGGTGAATGGTGGATCTGGTATTTCTATCCGCAGGCTGAACGATTCAGGATGGTTCGCGCAGGCATGCGTGAAGACATTGCCCAGATGGAAATCTACGAGTAACTCTTTTACTGCAGTTTATGAACAAGTCCGTTGAACAGTCCCGCATTTTATTCCTGGATACAGGTGCTATTGTGCGTCTCTTGCAGATGAACCCGGACTACTATCCGGTGGTTTCCTCTGTGTTGGACTACGCCTACGAAAAAAACATTACGGTTCTTACATCTGCTGTTACTTTGTTTGAAATCTCCCGCAGGGCCTGTGTGGCGGGGGAGGGGGTTCTCGCTCGCCAGTACCGTGAGTTTTTTGAGAATTCCAGAAACGTAAAGCTTTGTGAGGTTAACGGAGAAATTGCGGTGAAGGCTGCTGAACTTTTCGCCGCCGCCGCCCGTACCAATCATAAACTGACTGAAGCCGAAGCCCAGCGCCTGGCTACCGCCTATGTGAATGGCGCTGATTGTATCCTAACGGAAAATGCGAACTTTGCAAATGCAACGGACATACCTGTGGTAACCTTGGACGAAGTCCTTTAAAGTTTCGTTTATAGACGTAAATTTAGTGAGCCCGAACCCATCTAGGTTTGGGCTTTTTCTATCTTTGGATTGTATAAATTTATTGGAGCTAATATGCCTAATTACTCTACCGTTATCGGTCTCGAAATCCATTGCCAGCTCGCTACCAAGACTAAGATGTTCTGCGGTTGCGAAATTGAAGTGAACACCAGCCCCAACAAGCACGTTTGCCCGGTTTGCCTCGGTATGCCCGGTGCCATGCCTGTTCCCAACAAGAAGGCTGTGGAATATGCAATCCGCCTGGGTCTCGCTCTCAACTGCGAAATCGACCTGAACGCCATGTGGACCCGTAAGAACTATTTCTACCCGGACCTTCCCAAGGGTTATCAGATTACCCAGACTGGCGGTCTTCCGGTTTATGACCACCCGATCTGCAAGAACGGCTGGCTTGAAATCATCAAGGCCGACGGTACCAAGAAGCGCGTGGGCATTACCCGTATCCACATGGAAGAAGACGCCGGTAAGCTGATCCACGACATGAGCCCCACCGACTCTCACTTCGACGCAAACCGTTGCGGCACCCCGCTTTGCGAAATCGTCACGGAACCGGACATCCGTAGCCCGGAAGAAGCCGTTCTGGTTCTCAAGAAGATCAAGCAGACTCTTGAATACACCCGCGTCTCCAACGCCAACATGGAAAACGGCAACATGCGCTGCGACGGTAACATTTCCCTGCGCGCTTCCGAAGACGCTCCTTTCGGCACCCGTGCAGAAATCAAGAACCTGAACAGCTTCACCAACCTTGAAAAGGCTTTGAACGCCGAATACTACCTGCAGTCCGCTACTCTGGACGCTGGCAAGGAAGTGGAACAGTGTACCAAGCGTTACGACCCCAACGCCGACAAGACTATCGTCATCCGCAGTAAGGAAGACGCTCACGACTATAAGTACTTCCCGGAACCGGACATGGTACGTCTTGTTACCGATCCTGCCTTCGTGGAAGAAATCCGCC
This sequence is a window from Fibrobacter sp.. Protein-coding genes within it:
- a CDS encoding IMP cyclohydrolase, whose amino-acid sequence is MAKEPKELKLKFVDPQPMRYGENSHQAAVFYRDPTCTEASLATAKQLHGKELSYNNIVDADAALEMAREFAGENAVVIVKHMNPCGLATGKTLRTAMEAAWEGDPVSAFGSVIAVTKKVDLKTAEFLKGKFVEILLAPAFEADALEFLKNKSKDIRLLEVGEIKKATKMKVYKHVIGGMLVQDRDVDVYEKFECVTKKKFAKNKEALARFTWIVTKHTKSNAIVMGYEYARGYFQVLGLGPGQPNRIDSNLRLCQPRVRDNVARMKAAQKFFNEKGKCIDKAGLKALEAKVFSEVVMGSDAFFPFPDNVEAAAAAGVQYIVQPGGSKKDDLSIEACNKLGVAMVFTGMRHFRH
- a CDS encoding radical SAM protein encodes the protein MKVSEIFFSIDGEGIRTGAPAVFIRLHGCNLRCSYCDSMYAVEGSDFTEMNVGQIVDKVKSFDCKNVTLTGGEPLIHQDVQTLLQVLDDNGFDINIETNGTMPKPLGFKNVFVTMDWKCSSSNMQGKMKLDNFRNLDSRDVVKFVVGSVKDLEDAARIVESLENICHPTFYVSPVFGTLPYQDMVNWILSNQVMRKNQVRFQVQLHKVIWDPNERGV
- the queD gene encoding 6-carboxytetrahydropterin synthase QueD — its product is MYKISKRFEISGAHRLDLPYDSKCTGIHGHNWIITVHCKSKELNAQGMVIDFSHVKKTIKDKLDHKLLNDIVDFNPTAENMAKWICDQIPNCYRVVVQESEGNIAEYEAD
- a CDS encoding NifU family protein; translated protein: MSEDVTSTLSQKVQDIAKSPKYRGAIFQIEADEKGLALVDVKEASLKVYLMIDPDCDKILETRFFTYGGPVFTALADTFCKKIQMVTVDEACKITAESIEEELRDIPEVRAIPADAAEIGQMNKLIAKVLEEYPEKKATAIIVREKMERIKYRTQTAEGRAEADAEWNALTKVQKIEKIEEWLHKSVRGTLQGDGGDLEILDLTEDNHLKIRFQGACAGCGSAMGGTLFYIEDELQNNVYYNLVVDPEDPLDNLPPQVQEFNDAPSET
- the glgC gene encoding glucose-1-phosphate adenylyltransferase, translating into MSWSYSREHQKNILCMIMAGGQGSRLQPLTRDRAKPAVHFGGTYRIIDFVLNNFINSGIFKIKVLTQFKSDSLNKHISAAWNLNASLDQYVDLVPAQMRTGDEWYRGTADAIFQNINLITDERPDLVAIFGGDHIYKMDINQMIDFHLSRAALLTIAAIPVPVKEASEFGIIEVDQDNRMIGFEEKPKNPKEMPGRPGWCLASMGNYLFTSKFLVRELMKGAESGATDFGKHIIPALYHDYPVYVYDFNTNIVRGEQASTKGYWRDVGTLDAFYEANMDLCSENPPFDLYNNYWPIRTFNWNQPPARFFAGDNEAHQGAAIDSIVSAGCVIGGGTVVKSILSPGVTIQKDAMVEESILFPNVTIGPGAKVRRAIIEKGLHIPAGFEIGYDLERDKKLFHVTESGIVVLAKDTIIKA